A genome region from Euzebyales bacterium includes the following:
- a CDS encoding ATP-binding protein, translating to MSPAVDDALLRVAQEALTNVGRHAGASQVDLTLSYLDDLVLLDVQDDGVGFDVSTADGDGDVTHGGYGLTSMRERLTLVGGVLVVESTPAEGTTVAARVPRAAATPPVAPEEPT from the coding sequence GATGTCCCCGGCTGTCGACGACGCCCTGCTGCGCGTCGCGCAGGAGGCGCTGACCAACGTCGGCCGCCACGCAGGGGCATCCCAGGTCGACCTGACCCTGTCCTACCTGGACGACCTGGTGCTGCTCGACGTCCAGGACGACGGTGTCGGATTCGACGTCTCCACAGCGGACGGCGACGGCGACGTCACGCACGGCGGCTACGGTCTGACGTCCATGCGGGAACGCCTCACGCTGGTCGGGGGTGTGCTGGTGGTCGAGAGCACACCCGCTGAGGGCACGACCGTGGCGGCCCGGGTGCCGCGCGCAGCAGCCACGCCCCCGGTCGCGCCGGAGGAACCGACATGA
- a CDS encoding response regulator transcription factor, translating to MTPDQPIRVVVVDDHPVVRDGLVGMLSGQPDITVVAQAADGRDALLQVQRHDPDVLLMDLPMPDMDGVEAISELRRRGHRARVLVLTTYDRDEDIVPAIEAGATGYLLKDTPRVDLFRALRATSRGESTLTPSVASRLMGRMRESPETLSAREIEVLKLVARGRTDRQIGRAIHVSEATVKTHLLRAYDKLGVSDRTAAVVTALERGLLELDRPDA from the coding sequence ATGACCCCCGATCAGCCGATCCGTGTCGTGGTCGTCGACGACCATCCCGTCGTCCGCGACGGCCTCGTCGGCATGCTTTCAGGCCAGCCCGACATCACCGTCGTCGCGCAGGCCGCCGACGGGCGGGACGCGCTGCTCCAGGTCCAGCGGCACGATCCCGACGTCCTGCTCATGGACCTGCCGATGCCGGACATGGACGGCGTCGAGGCGATCAGCGAGCTCCGGCGCCGCGGGCACCGTGCGCGCGTCCTCGTGCTCACGACCTACGATCGCGACGAGGACATCGTCCCGGCCATCGAGGCCGGCGCGACCGGCTACCTGCTCAAGGACACCCCGCGCGTCGACCTGTTCCGCGCGCTCCGGGCGACGAGCCGGGGCGAGTCCACGCTCACGCCGTCGGTCGCGTCACGGCTCATGGGTCGCATGCGCGAATCGCCAGAGACCCTCAGCGCGCGCGAGATCGAGGTGCTCAAGCTCGTGGCGAGGGGCCGGACCGACCGGCAGATCGGCCGCGCGATCCACGTGAGCGAGGCGACGGTCAAGACCCATCTGCTGCGCGCCTACGACAAGCTCGGTGTCAGCGACCGCACCGCCGCGGTCGTGACCGCCCTCGAGCGGGGCCTGCTCGAGCTCGACCGCCCCGACGCGTGA